In Armatimonadota bacterium, a single genomic region encodes these proteins:
- a CDS encoding UvrD-helicase domain-containing protein produces MKAIELTDEQKSVVERTTGEFVVIASAGSGKTTVLSERYLNLIQNHGIRPSQILTITFTKRAAAEMKGRIVAKLRERHLLDEAQEAETGPIQTIHSFYERVLRENSPAAGLDPKFEVVTGGESARLTTECIKRAISYAEEEGGETRFALKRLAGKTERDGNGSYAKLMDLVGSALRSFRDSGHPRTSLASLYTSPEDFLRNTDEDLKALLPAAFRPPIGETNWHGDVFKDLKANKQQGAYPWLKPVIPPGDSLNGARIIVGLAQLALTAWAMLEDEHRKNNHLDYTALEARTVRLLESSPEVRDRLNRQYRHVMVDESQDLNPNQMRLLKAIQPESKMLVGDDKQSIFLFRNAVGNFIQGYESDQILRLSKSHRSEQPIQQLVDMVFASAMQATYQPMTSVLNATLEDAPWQPSQTHSEVLMLGAKEAWHEVVQRVRNLQLEGVKLNDIAVLTANHKHGKVIASYLRRNGIGVRESAGKANYYAKLEVRDICNTLTALADPENRFALIACLRSPVCELSLDTTVMIGAFEGKPFDFQPELAEDQAKFERFKKWFLPLRELSDRLPAWEVISQIMAESDLLQNLATRQERRKRIENVRKLLVMAAAKPELNALEYAAMIKDIERLSDAEVDPSIVDPTEDLVTTITIHSAKGLEWPVVILADAMMHKVRSVYAPVFDPERGWFGYWQRGANTYSSEFIKEQEKENRAAELLRLQYVAMTRAKKKLILVGWEGNRAGLIELVRSSIGSAAFSSIITTAVTPE; encoded by the coding sequence ATGAAGGCCATTGAGCTAACTGACGAGCAGAAATCGGTTGTCGAGCGAACCACTGGAGAATTCGTGGTGATCGCATCTGCCGGTTCCGGCAAGACCACCGTTCTGTCCGAGCGATATCTGAATCTGATACAGAATCACGGAATTCGGCCCAGCCAAATCCTGACGATTACCTTCACCAAGAGAGCGGCGGCAGAAATGAAGGGCCGTATCGTGGCCAAGCTCCGCGAACGGCACTTGCTTGACGAAGCCCAGGAAGCGGAGACTGGCCCGATCCAGACGATTCATAGCTTCTACGAGCGGGTCCTCAGGGAGAACTCTCCGGCGGCTGGGCTCGATCCTAAATTTGAAGTGGTGACCGGAGGTGAGTCGGCACGTCTGACCACGGAGTGCATCAAGAGGGCGATCAGCTATGCCGAGGAAGAAGGCGGAGAGACTCGATTCGCGTTGAAACGTCTTGCTGGAAAGACGGAGCGCGACGGAAACGGTAGCTATGCGAAGCTCATGGACTTGGTCGGCTCCGCACTCCGAAGTTTCCGAGACAGTGGTCACCCTCGGACGTCTCTGGCTAGTCTCTACACTTCGCCAGAGGACTTTTTGCGCAACACTGACGAAGACCTGAAAGCACTTCTCCCTGCGGCATTTCGACCGCCGATTGGCGAGACAAACTGGCACGGCGACGTATTCAAAGACCTCAAGGCCAATAAGCAGCAAGGCGCTTATCCGTGGCTCAAACCGGTCATTCCTCCCGGTGACTCGCTCAATGGAGCTCGAATCATCGTCGGTCTCGCTCAACTTGCCCTCACTGCTTGGGCGATGCTTGAAGACGAGCATCGAAAAAATAATCACCTCGATTACACCGCCCTGGAAGCTCGAACAGTGCGGTTGCTAGAGAGTTCCCCTGAGGTTCGAGACCGGCTTAACAGACAGTATCGTCACGTCATGGTTGATGAGAGCCAGGATCTAAACCCCAACCAAATGAGGCTATTGAAGGCGATACAGCCTGAGTCCAAGATGCTGGTTGGCGACGATAAGCAGTCGATATTCCTCTTCCGAAACGCAGTCGGAAACTTCATTCAAGGCTACGAGAGCGACCAGATCCTGCGGCTCAGCAAGAGTCATCGCAGCGAACAGCCGATCCAGCAGCTGGTCGATATGGTCTTCGCTTCTGCGATGCAAGCCACTTATCAGCCAATGACTAGCGTCCTTAATGCGACCCTCGAAGATGCTCCCTGGCAACCAAGCCAGACGCACTCCGAGGTGCTGATGCTTGGAGCAAAAGAGGCTTGGCACGAAGTCGTCCAACGCGTGCGAAATCTTCAATTAGAAGGCGTTAAACTGAATGATATCGCTGTTCTCACGGCAAACCATAAGCACGGCAAAGTGATCGCAAGTTACCTTCGCCGCAACGGCATCGGAGTCCGAGAAAGTGCTGGGAAGGCCAACTATTACGCCAAGTTGGAGGTGCGAGACATCTGCAATACCCTCACAGCGTTAGCCGACCCAGAGAACCGTTTTGCCCTTATCGCCTGCCTTCGGAGTCCGGTTTGCGAACTCTCATTGGATACCACCGTGATGATCGGAGCGTTTGAAGGGAAACCCTTCGATTTCCAACCCGAATTGGCCGAAGACCAAGCCAAGTTTGAACGGTTCAAGAAGTGGTTTCTGCCGCTGAGAGAACTCTCAGATCGGCTTCCCGCATGGGAGGTGATCTCGCAAATCATGGCGGAATCGGACCTCCTTCAAAACCTTGCCACTCGCCAAGAGCGAAGGAAGCGAATCGAGAATGTTCGGAAGTTGCTCGTGATGGCCGCTGCGAAGCCAGAACTGAATGCATTGGAGTATGCGGCGATGATTAAGGACATCGAGCGGCTTTCGGACGCGGAAGTTGATCCATCAATCGTGGACCCGACTGAAGACCTGGTGACGACAATCACAATCCACTCAGCGAAGGGCCTCGAGTGGCCGGTTGTCATCCTCGCAGATGCAATGATGCACAAGGTGCGTTCGGTATACGCACCCGTTTTTGATCCCGAGCGAGGGTGGTTTGGCTACTGGCAACGTGGTGCGAATACCTACTCAAGCGAGTTTATCAAGGAGCAGGAGAAAGAGAATCGAGCGGCTGAGTTGTTAAGGCTCCAGTACGTGGCGATGACTAGGGCAAAGAAGAAGCTTATTCTGGTGGGATGGGAAGGGAACCGGGCGGGCTTGATTGAACTCGTTCGCTCAAGTATCGGCTCAGCCGCGTTTTCGAGCATCATCACTACCGCCGTGACACCGGAGTAG